A single window of Pseudomonadota bacterium DNA harbors:
- a CDS encoding putative sugar O-methyltransferase translates to MRKFLKKMLQKVGAKRQKSSSLSDSTAYNDFCRLAGTDEGQFANFRRNPVYNEILEHMTEEQGAEYLDLVKSDEDVFSRIEVFRENDNYGNPRTFSYPDIGVFSPTTLRYIKVLADLKSLFGSLDDMSICEIGVGYGGQCRVISSFFSPSLYCLVDIAPALMLAEKYLNNFDCASTCTFQPPDIVETRQYDLLISNYAFTELRRSIQDAYLEKVILQAVRGYITYNDINPPDYLSYKKDELLAMIPGSRILDEVPLTHSGNCIIVWGDLR, encoded by the coding sequence ATGAGAAAATTTTTGAAAAAAATGTTGCAGAAAGTCGGGGCAAAACGCCAGAAGTCCAGCAGCCTTTCAGACAGTACGGCCTATAATGATTTCTGCCGTCTGGCAGGCACCGATGAAGGTCAATTTGCCAATTTCCGTCGTAATCCTGTTTATAATGAGATCCTTGAGCATATGACCGAGGAACAGGGGGCTGAATATCTTGATCTGGTTAAATCCGATGAAGATGTTTTCAGCAGAATAGAGGTGTTCCGGGAGAACGATAATTACGGCAACCCTCGGACTTTTTCTTATCCTGATATTGGTGTTTTTTCACCCACCACCTTGCGCTATATCAAGGTTCTTGCGGATCTCAAGTCACTTTTCGGCAGCCTTGATGATATGAGTATTTGTGAGATCGGCGTCGGATACGGCGGCCAGTGCCGGGTGATCAGCAGCTTTTTTTCACCTTCGCTTTATTGCCTGGTGGATATTGCACCGGCATTGATGCTTGCAGAAAAATATTTGAACAATTTTGATTGCGCATCAACCTGCACATTCCAACCTCCGGATATTGTCGAGACGAGACAGTATGATCTGCTGATCAGCAATTACGCCTTTACTGAGCTGAGAAGATCGATTCAGGACGCGTACCTTGAAAAAGTAATACTCCAGGCTGTCCGCGGCTATATCACCTATAACGATATTAATCCGCCCGATTATTTATCGTACAAAAAGGATGAATTGCTGGCGATGATTCCCGGATCACGGATTCTTGATGAAGTTCCTCTGACCCATTCCGGCAATTGCATTATTGTCTGGGGAGATTTGAGGTGA
- a CDS encoding O-antigen ligase family protein translates to MVFAITLIGIVVFDRSRAIRSRVLASFCFIPLFLLIFSTQSRATFGALIVGLAIVFANRKKVFLFFLIIVAVAVMYSPVKNRFYAMYDSPPDIRLAMTLTAIEVVKDYPITGIGYGHGIYYSKIDVDGYSNRLPERYRPKTALYKEPHNGPINIAVKTGIVGLALYLGIIVIFLKICIHLVREGKSWFVKNYARAVLGGFVSFLFTGLFEPAYAYVPTGVFFLILSMGTILDRLNREENEAIK, encoded by the coding sequence GTGGTATTTGCAATCACATTGATTGGTATAGTTGTCTTTGATAGAAGCAGGGCAATTAGAAGTCGCGTTTTAGCTTCGTTTTGTTTTATTCCATTATTTCTGTTGATTTTTTCTACGCAGTCACGTGCAACATTTGGCGCTTTGATAGTCGGATTGGCAATAGTCTTTGCAAACCGCAAGAAAGTTTTTTTGTTTTTTCTGATAATTGTTGCAGTTGCGGTAATGTATAGTCCGGTTAAAAACCGGTTTTATGCAATGTATGATTCACCCCCGGATATACGGCTGGCCATGACCTTGACAGCTATCGAAGTCGTCAAGGATTATCCAATCACTGGAATTGGTTACGGTCATGGCATTTATTATTCAAAAATAGATGTAGACGGCTATTCCAACAGGCTTCCGGAAAGGTATAGGCCAAAAACCGCGCTTTATAAAGAACCTCATAATGGGCCGATAAATATCGCGGTTAAAACAGGTATTGTTGGTCTTGCCTTATACCTCGGCATTATTGTCATTTTTTTGAAAATATGTATTCATCTTGTCCGGGAGGGGAAGAGTTGGTTTGTTAAAAATTATGCCAGAGCCGTATTGGGTGGTTTTGTCTCTTTTCTGTTTACTGGTTTGTTTGAACCAGCCTATGCGTATGTGCCGACAGGTGTCTTTTTTTTGATATTGTCGATGGGGACAATATTGGACAGATTGAACAGAGAAGAAAATGAAGCAATAAAATGA
- the rfbD gene encoding dTDP-4-dehydrorhamnose reductase — protein MKILITGAQGQLGRELQRSVPDSVEIIPLKREELDISDAMMVRHTITSFKPQVIINAAAYTAVDKAEDESDTAYAINADGPANLANIALDQGIRLLHISTDFVFDGKQSSPYRSKDTPNPSGVYGESKHEGEQNVLNALGDKCVIIRTAWVYSAFGNNFVKTMLRLMKERDHVDVVCDQIGTPTWAGGLAEALWKIAQKNITGIYHWTDAGVASWYDFAVAIQEEALNIGLLEKAVPINPITTKDYPTAAPRPAYSVLDKSSLWKELGAAAPHWRENLRKMLRDLK, from the coding sequence ATGAAAATTTTAATCACCGGCGCCCAAGGGCAATTAGGCCGGGAGTTGCAACGGTCCGTTCCTGATTCCGTCGAGATTATTCCATTGAAACGCGAGGAACTCGATATCAGTGATGCGATGATGGTGCGACATACGATTACAAGTTTTAAGCCGCAGGTAATTATTAATGCTGCGGCTTACACCGCGGTTGATAAGGCGGAGGATGAATCGGATACTGCATACGCTATAAATGCCGACGGTCCTGCAAACCTTGCCAATATAGCCCTTGATCAAGGGATACGGTTGTTGCATATTTCCACTGATTTTGTTTTTGACGGAAAACAATCATCTCCCTATCGTTCTAAAGATACGCCTAACCCAAGCGGAGTCTACGGGGAAAGCAAGCATGAGGGTGAGCAGAATGTGCTTAATGCGCTGGGTGATAAGTGTGTTATAATCCGTACCGCATGGGTTTACTCCGCCTTTGGCAATAATTTTGTCAAGACCATGCTCAGGCTCATGAAGGAAAGGGATCATGTGGATGTTGTCTGTGATCAGATCGGCACACCGACCTGGGCTGGTGGTCTTGCTGAAGCCCTCTGGAAGATAGCGCAAAAGAATATAACCGGGATTTATCATTGGACCGATGCAGGGGTTGCCAGCTGGTATGATTTTGCCGTGGCAATCCAGGAAGAGGCGCTGAATATCGGTCTCCTTGAGAAAGCGGTGCCGATAAATCCAATCACCACAAAGGACTATCCCACAGCGGCGCCACGGCCGGCATACAGTGTGCTTGATAAATCGAGCTTATGGAAAGAACTCGGGGCTGCGGCACCTCACTGGCGTGAGAATTTACGGAAAATGCTCAGGGATTTAAAATAG
- the rfbB gene encoding dTDP-glucose 4,6-dehydratase translates to MHKLLVTGGAGFIGANFVHYWLANYPEDRVVVLDALTYAGNLASLAAAEGNSQYSFVHGDIGDQALVEDLLGKEQIDTIVNFAAESHVDRSISGPDPFITTNVVGTHALLKAAKSVWLDGEGGVPRHRFHHVSTDEVYGSLKPDDSPFTEETPYAPSSPYSASKASSDHLVRAYHHTYGLQVTTSNCSNNYGPCQFPEKLIPLILIHILEGKPLPIYGDGLNVRDWLHVDDHCLGIDLILTKGDVGEVYNIGGNNEWTNIDVVRAICAITDDCFSHEESLAGRFPLSPASNGLPSDSLVRYVKDRPGHDRRYAIDASKAREQLGYEPLESFETGIRKTIEWYLDNEAWWRSVMDGSYREWTAQQYG, encoded by the coding sequence ATGCATAAATTATTAGTCACAGGAGGCGCAGGTTTCATCGGCGCCAATTTTGTTCATTACTGGCTGGCAAACTATCCGGAAGACCGGGTAGTTGTGCTCGATGCACTGACCTATGCCGGAAACCTTGCAAGTCTTGCGGCGGCAGAAGGAAATTCACAGTACAGTTTTGTGCATGGAGACATCGGCGACCAGGCCCTGGTTGAAGACCTGCTTGGCAAGGAACAGATTGATACCATTGTCAATTTTGCCGCTGAATCCCATGTTGACCGATCGATTTCAGGCCCCGACCCTTTTATAACCACCAATGTGGTAGGCACCCATGCCCTGTTAAAGGCCGCAAAATCTGTATGGCTTGATGGTGAAGGAGGCGTGCCGCGTCATAGATTTCACCATGTTTCAACCGATGAGGTGTACGGATCGCTTAAGCCCGATGATTCGCCGTTTACCGAGGAAACGCCATATGCTCCGAGTTCGCCGTACTCGGCGAGCAAGGCATCATCCGACCATCTGGTGCGTGCATACCACCATACCTATGGGCTCCAGGTTACTACCAGTAATTGTTCCAACAACTACGGCCCCTGTCAATTTCCGGAAAAACTCATTCCGTTGATCCTTATCCATATTCTTGAAGGAAAGCCTTTGCCGATTTACGGCGATGGGCTCAATGTCCGCGACTGGCTGCATGTTGATGATCATTGCCTGGGTATCGACTTGATTCTCACGAAGGGAGATGTGGGCGAAGTATATAATATCGGCGGCAATAATGAATGGACGAATATTGATGTTGTGCGTGCTATCTGCGCAATTACCGACGATTGTTTTTCCCATGAGGAATCACTGGCTGGAAGGTTTCCTCTGTCACCTGCGTCCAACGGCCTGCCATCGGACTCATTGGTCCGGTATGTAAAGGATCGACCCGGCCATGACCGGCGGTATGCAATTGATGCATCAAAAGCCAGGGAGCAACTCGGCTACGAGCCTCTGGAGTCCTTTGAAACAGGGATCAGGAAGACAATCGAGTGGTATCTTGACAACGAAGCCTGGTGGCGTTCGGTTATGGACGGCAGCTACCGGGAGTGGACTGCGCAACAATATGGCTGA
- a CDS encoding WavE lipopolysaccharide synthesis family protein: protein MFKKIIQEKNRAVSRLSLKIIKRFLKGVRSEDNEALISAMAEVFHARHKQFATFHFRPESSSEIATWSDQNASTRRLGIVLQGPLLKTDDFTFETVKLYRKHFPDTVIIISTWEAEDPVILKNLEALGAVVVTSRTPENPGPSHINFQIVSSLAGVKKAKELDLQYVLKSRTDQRFYMPNVDVFLINMLQNFPATGNYRQEQRILGLSLNTFKYRMYGISDMFIFGTVADMLNYWDCPHDRRPPSGVSERTMYDHARAAICEVYLATQYLQKIGFDLKWTLADSWKAFAESFVIIDRENIDLYWPKYSKMEYWHQAYDHIRTDRELSFREWLNLYSNLGEITVTDKHLQLNLQDILPPE from the coding sequence ATGTTTAAGAAAATCATCCAGGAAAAAAACAGGGCCGTCTCCCGTCTCTCACTGAAGATTATTAAGAGATTTCTTAAAGGTGTCAGGAGTGAGGACAATGAGGCGCTTATTAGTGCGATGGCGGAGGTGTTTCATGCCCGGCATAAGCAATTTGCCACCTTTCATTTTCGCCCGGAATCATCCTCAGAGATTGCTACATGGTCTGATCAGAATGCCTCCACCCGAAGATTGGGCATCGTCTTGCAGGGGCCATTGCTCAAAACCGACGATTTTACTTTTGAAACGGTGAAACTGTATCGAAAACATTTCCCTGATACCGTTATCATCATCTCCACCTGGGAGGCTGAAGATCCGGTAATCCTTAAAAATCTAGAAGCCTTGGGGGCAGTGGTTGTAACGAGCAGAACCCCGGAAAATCCCGGTCCCTCGCACATTAATTTCCAGATAGTCTCTTCCCTGGCAGGGGTGAAAAAGGCCAAAGAGCTTGATCTGCAGTATGTGCTGAAAAGTCGCACCGACCAACGGTTTTATATGCCCAATGTCGATGTTTTTCTGATCAATATGCTGCAAAATTTTCCGGCAACGGGCAATTACCGGCAGGAACAACGGATATTGGGATTAAGCCTCAACACCTTCAAGTATCGAATGTATGGCATCTCCGATATGTTTATCTTCGGTACCGTCGCCGATATGCTCAATTATTGGGATTGTCCCCATGACCGGCGCCCGCCTTCAGGAGTTTCTGAAAGGACTATGTATGATCATGCCCGGGCGGCAATCTGTGAAGTCTATCTGGCAACCCAGTATCTTCAAAAAATTGGCTTTGATCTCAAGTGGACCCTGGCTGACAGCTGGAAGGCCTTTGCTGAAAGTTTTGTAATTATTGACAGGGAGAATATCGATCTGTACTGGCCGAAATACTCGAAGATGGAATACTGGCATCAAGCCTATGATCATATTCGTACCGATCGTGAATTGTCTTTTCGCGAATGGCTCAACCTGTATAGTAACCTGGGCGAGATAACGGTTACCGACAAGCATCTTCAACTTAATCTGCAGGATATTCTTCCCCCGGAATGA
- the rfbC gene encoding dTDP-4-dehydrorhamnose 3,5-epimerase, whose product MKFTPTKIPDVILIEPQVFGDQRGFFMETWQEKKFAEAGIRAEIVQDNHSMSIQGTLRGLHYQIKHSQGKLIRVISGEVFDVAVDLRKSSPTFGKWVGKTLTAANKTMMWVPPGFAHGFYVLSESAEFLYKCTDYYAPEHERTVRWDDKDLAIPWPLIDGRTPTLSEKDASATNLQDAEVYL is encoded by the coding sequence ATGAAATTTACTCCAACGAAGATCCCTGATGTCATCCTCATCGAGCCGCAGGTATTTGGCGACCAGCGCGGATTTTTTATGGAGACCTGGCAGGAAAAAAAGTTTGCCGAGGCCGGCATCCGTGCGGAAATTGTTCAGGATAATCACAGTATGTCAATCCAAGGCACCTTGCGGGGCCTTCATTATCAGATCAAACACTCTCAAGGTAAATTAATAAGAGTTATCAGTGGCGAGGTGTTTGATGTGGCGGTTGATCTGCGCAAAAGTTCTCCCACATTCGGTAAATGGGTGGGAAAAACGCTTACCGCTGCAAATAAAACCATGATGTGGGTGCCACCAGGCTTTGCTCACGGATTTTATGTGTTAAGTGAATCAGCGGAATTTCTTTATAAATGCACGGATTATTATGCCCCGGAGCATGAAAGGACTGTCCGCTGGGACGATAAGGATCTTGCTATCCCCTGGCCGTTGATTGACGGACGAACTCCGACCCTGTCTGAAAAGGACGCATCAGCCACGAACTTACAAGATGCGGAAGTGTATTTATGA
- a CDS encoding glycosyltransferase family 61 protein — MKVLSKIAKFIHDANASTKTALGVPLIFVQNHPQIVDSTLILTAGRSTHRNHFEEEFYGDSSTVDFSHPERFVHTLENVWVTGSEGHVFFDANTILNLCPSLEGVSPKKIRRPVSLLAERVDDPVFILAGRAPGNRAHFLMEHLPRLVACLDFLKQQKGCKILVTPGHRSWQLGYLEKIGIPASDVIEGSQGAVFCKKAFYIPLLSEGGREVICQDRYYEQIRELFAPEQREQKTGAPIFLSRQDAATRRLINEDAVFGIAAEFFPGMKRITMSGLSLEEQLGLLQQAPVIIGPHGQPFRYALFCKNSLIIQLVPGERTSTNEYHLWARNFNSIGVSAGSTCISIYNEENLESGAADWEYKEEKLIDDLSRVVALHKTSK; from the coding sequence ATGAAAGTTTTAAGCAAAATAGCAAAGTTTATCCATGATGCCAATGCATCCACAAAGACGGCATTAGGCGTGCCGTTGATTTTTGTCCAAAACCATCCCCAGATTGTAGACAGCACACTTATCCTGACCGCCGGCAGGTCAACCCATCGCAATCATTTCGAGGAAGAATTTTATGGTGATTCCAGTACTGTGGATTTCAGCCATCCGGAGCGGTTTGTTCATACCCTTGAGAACGTCTGGGTAACCGGTTCCGAAGGTCATGTCTTTTTTGATGCAAACACCATCTTGAACCTCTGTCCCTCATTGGAGGGAGTGTCTCCTAAAAAAATCAGGCGGCCGGTGAGTTTGTTGGCCGAGAGAGTCGATGATCCGGTTTTCATCCTGGCCGGCAGGGCACCGGGGAACCGGGCCCATTTCCTCATGGAGCATCTGCCCCGCCTGGTTGCATGTCTGGATTTTCTTAAACAACAAAAGGGCTGCAAAATTCTCGTCACTCCGGGGCATCGATCCTGGCAGCTCGGGTATCTTGAAAAGATCGGTATTCCTGCGTCAGATGTCATCGAAGGAAGTCAGGGCGCCGTATTCTGCAAGAAGGCCTTTTATATCCCATTATTGAGTGAAGGCGGCAGAGAGGTTATCTGCCAGGACAGGTATTACGAACAAATTCGAGAATTATTTGCTCCGGAGCAAAGGGAGCAGAAAACCGGGGCGCCGATATTTTTAAGCAGGCAGGATGCCGCGACCCGCAGGCTGATCAACGAAGATGCAGTCTTTGGAATTGCTGCGGAATTTTTTCCGGGGATGAAACGGATCACCATGTCCGGTTTGTCCCTTGAAGAACAACTTGGGTTATTACAACAGGCGCCGGTGATCATCGGTCCCCATGGACAACCTTTTCGCTACGCACTGTTCTGCAAAAATTCTCTGATTATTCAACTGGTGCCCGGAGAACGGACAAGCACCAATGAATATCATCTCTGGGCCCGTAATTTTAACAGTATCGGTGTATCGGCAGGCAGCACCTGTATTTCAATATATAATGAAGAAAACCTGGAATCAGGGGCTGCGGACTGGGAGTACAAAGAAGAAAAATTGATCGATGACCTGAGCCGGGTTGTTGCCCTTCATAAGACCTCAAAATAA
- the rfbA gene encoding glucose-1-phosphate thymidylyltransferase RfbA, with amino-acid sequence MKGIILAGGSGTRLYPLTRSVSKQLMPVYDKPMIYYPLSTLMLAGIRDILVITTPEDQGQFMELLEDGSSWGISIQYAAQPKPEGLAQAFIIGKEFIGNSSVCLTLGDNIFYAQGFSRSLQKCSQLEKGAIVFGYYVRDPRRYGVVTFDEKGQATDLEEKPQNPKSNYAITGLYFYDNDVVSIAEKITPSVRGELEITDVNREYLRRDNLRVEILGRGTAWLDTGTHNSLLDAANFIKVMEDRQGLKIACVEEIAFRMKFISREQLEKLAEPLKNSGYGEYLLNILADERRP; translated from the coding sequence ATGAAGGGAATAATCCTTGCGGGTGGTTCAGGAACCCGCCTCTACCCGTTGACCAGATCGGTGAGCAAGCAGTTGATGCCGGTGTACGACAAGCCGATGATTTATTATCCGCTCTCTACGCTTATGCTTGCCGGGATCAGGGATATACTTGTCATCACCACCCCGGAAGATCAGGGGCAGTTCATGGAACTTCTTGAAGACGGCAGCAGTTGGGGAATATCCATTCAATATGCTGCGCAGCCGAAACCCGAAGGCCTGGCCCAGGCCTTTATAATCGGCAAAGAATTTATCGGCAACTCATCAGTCTGTCTTACCCTTGGGGATAATATTTTCTATGCCCAGGGTTTTTCCAGGAGTCTGCAGAAATGCTCCCAACTTGAAAAAGGCGCAATCGTTTTCGGATATTACGTGCGGGACCCCAGAAGATACGGGGTTGTGACTTTTGATGAAAAGGGCCAGGCAACTGATCTTGAGGAAAAGCCGCAAAACCCCAAATCAAATTATGCGATCACCGGGCTTTATTTCTACGATAACGATGTGGTCTCCATTGCCGAAAAAATCACCCCGTCTGTACGTGGTGAATTAGAGATAACTGACGTCAACCGCGAGTATCTCAGACGTGATAATCTGCGGGTTGAGATTCTTGGACGCGGCACGGCCTGGCTTGATACCGGCACCCATAATTCGTTGCTTGACGCGGCAAATTTTATCAAGGTCATGGAAGACCGTCAGGGCCTGAAAATCGCCTGTGTTGAGGAGATTGCCTTTCGGATGAAATTTATCAGCAGGGAGCAGCTTGAAAAACTTGCAGAACCCCTGAAAAACAGCGGCTACGGGGAATATCTGCTCAACATTCTTGCCGATGAAAGACGTCCATGA
- a CDS encoding alpha-1,2-fucosyltransferase, producing MMNFFQNKKGKLIARVYGGLGNQLFMYAAAKRLALKNNIPLKLDIHSGFEDDPFNRDYCLRHFDVHEEIADPRESFVADNGEKRRYHARKINRFLPYRMKTYIEQQEAFESRLLDLRVSGQLYLQGYWQDERYFADIEQVIRRSFTITVPHDEENKLIAQKIKGENAVCLHARRQNYVHALPVEYYQKAIAYIVERVEDPHFYCFSDDPAWFNTLKLQHPFTIISHNSEEKNYEDLWLMQQCRHYIIANSTFSWWGAWLNPDPGKIVVAPAQWGYDTAIPDSWVAME from the coding sequence ATGATGAATTTCTTTCAAAACAAAAAAGGCAAATTAATTGCCAGAGTTTACGGGGGGCTGGGGAATCAGCTCTTCATGTATGCTGCCGCCAAACGGCTTGCCTTGAAAAATAATATACCGCTGAAACTCGATATTCATTCAGGCTTTGAGGATGATCCGTTTAACCGTGATTATTGCCTGCGCCATTTTGATGTCCATGAAGAAATTGCCGACCCCCGAGAATCCTTTGTTGCCGATAATGGTGAAAAGCGGCGGTATCATGCCAGAAAAATCAACCGCTTCCTGCCGTACCGGATGAAGACTTATATTGAGCAGCAGGAGGCTTTTGAATCCAGATTGCTGGATTTGCGTGTCTCTGGGCAGCTGTATCTGCAGGGATATTGGCAGGATGAACGGTATTTTGCCGATATTGAGCAGGTCATCCGCCGGAGTTTTACAATAACCGTTCCCCATGACGAAGAAAATAAGCTGATAGCCCAAAAGATCAAAGGGGAAAATGCCGTCTGTCTGCATGCAAGGAGACAGAATTATGTCCATGCCCTGCCGGTGGAATATTATCAGAAGGCCATTGCATATATCGTAGAGCGGGTTGAAGATCCTCATTTTTATTGTTTTTCGGACGATCCGGCCTGGTTTAATACCTTGAAGCTCCAGCATCCTTTCACAATAATCTCCCATAACAGCGAAGAGAAAAATTATGAGGATTTATGGCTCATGCAGCAGTGCCGGCATTATATCATCGCCAACAGCACCTTCAGCTGGTGGGGCGCATGGTTGAATCCCGATCCGGGAAAAATAGTCGTCGCTCCGGCTCAATGGGGGTATGATACGGCAATTCCGGATAGCTGGGTTGCCATGGAATAA
- a CDS encoding HAD family phosphatase — MATKIKAIVFDMDGVLIEAKDWHYDALNRALGLFGMEISRYDHLVTYDGLPTRKKLEMLSLEQGLPRPLHEFINDIKQQYTMEIVHAKCKPTFFHEYALAKLKNDGYRMAVGSNSVRQSVEVMLAKANIMHNFEFVLSNEDVVKGKPDPEMYITAIERLRVSPKECLIIEDNEKGLKAAYASGAHVMKVDTVEDVNYVNITQTIAEIEGAQ, encoded by the coding sequence ATGGCAACTAAAATTAAAGCAATCGTCTTTGATATGGACGGCGTCCTCATCGAAGCCAAGGACTGGCACTATGACGCCCTGAACCGGGCCCTGGGTCTTTTCGGCATGGAGATCAGTCGTTACGATCATCTGGTTACCTATGATGGCCTGCCCACCAGGAAAAAGCTGGAAATGCTCAGCCTCGAGCAGGGATTGCCCCGCCCGCTCCATGAATTCATCAATGATATCAAACAGCAATACACCATGGAAATTGTCCATGCCAAATGCAAGCCGACTTTCTTTCATGAATATGCCCTGGCAAAATTGAAAAATGACGGCTACCGCATGGCTGTGGGTTCCAACTCGGTGCGCCAGTCGGTGGAGGTGATGCTGGCCAAGGCCAATATCATGCATAATTTTGAATTTGTTCTTTCAAACGAGGACGTGGTCAAAGGAAAGCCTGATCCTGAAATGTATATTACCGCAATTGAGCGGCTTCGGGTTTCACCAAAGGAATGTCTGATCATTGAAGACAATGAAAAAGGCCTCAAGGCTGCCTATGCCAGCGGCGCCCATGTCATGAAAGTTGATACGGTTGAGGATGTGAACTATGTTAATATAACCCAGACCATTGCAGAGATTGAGGGTGCACAATGA
- the msbA gene encoding lipid A export permease/ATP-binding protein MsbA, with the protein MELVKPYWFKLGITMICMVIFAGLSTTQAYIIKPLLDKIFVEQDASMLKILPLALVLLFIVKGIFQFIYSYMMEEVGFTIIKNLRVKLFEHVMWQPLPFFHKNSTGELVSRIMNDVGLLQNAVSSTLVTILRDFFRVIGLLGYVLYQDWKLSLLSFIFLPLTFYSITMFGKSYRRYSIKMQEAIAMAYSILNETLVGSRIVKAFTKEKYEVDRFAVKLDEVIYFTLKDAKMRSFARPLMEVFGGLGIALIMWYGGGQVLKGASTPGTFFSFLAALVMLYEPIKNLSGMNNAIQQGAAAAERVFAVLDMPGEREMSSGTALMPDSVKQIEFRDVSFNYDEHENVLEEINLTVKCGEIVAIVGISGGGKTTLVNLVPRFYDLGKGSILVNGQDIRSITLQSLRSKIAIVSQETILFNDTVYKNIAYGDMECTEDQVIAAAESAYALDFIKQLPEGFETIIGESGSRLSGGQRQRLSIARALLKNAPILILDEATSALDTEAEREVQKALDNLMKNRTTFVIAHRLSTIKKADRILVIQGGRIVEQGSHEQLLEKKGVYERLHKLQ; encoded by the coding sequence CTGGAACTTGTAAAGCCATATTGGTTTAAACTGGGAATTACCATGATCTGTATGGTGATTTTTGCCGGCTTGAGCACCACCCAGGCTTATATAATAAAACCCTTGCTTGATAAGATTTTTGTTGAGCAGGATGCCTCCATGTTAAAGATTTTGCCCCTTGCTCTGGTTCTGCTCTTTATCGTCAAGGGGATTTTTCAGTTTATTTATTCCTACATGATGGAGGAGGTCGGCTTTACCATCATCAAGAATCTCAGGGTTAAGCTCTTTGAACATGTCATGTGGCAACCCCTTCCTTTCTTTCATAAAAATTCTACCGGGGAGTTAGTTTCCCGCATTATGAATGATGTTGGATTGTTACAAAATGCGGTATCTTCAACCCTTGTAACAATTCTTCGTGATTTTTTCCGGGTTATCGGTTTGCTGGGCTATGTTCTCTATCAGGACTGGAAGCTGTCCCTTCTTTCTTTTATCTTTCTGCCGTTGACCTTTTATTCCATCACCATGTTTGGCAAGAGTTACCGAAGATATAGTATTAAGATGCAGGAGGCTATTGCCATGGCGTATTCAATCCTGAATGAAACTCTTGTGGGCAGTCGAATCGTCAAAGCGTTTACTAAAGAAAAATATGAGGTCGATCGTTTTGCTGTTAAACTCGATGAAGTCATTTATTTTACCCTGAAAGATGCGAAGATGCGCAGTTTTGCCAGACCATTGATGGAAGTCTTCGGTGGTTTGGGAATTGCCCTTATCATGTGGTACGGAGGCGGACAGGTCCTTAAGGGCGCTTCTACTCCAGGAACCTTTTTTTCTTTTCTGGCGGCGCTTGTGATGCTCTATGAACCGATTAAAAATCTGAGTGGGATGAACAATGCTATTCAGCAGGGGGCTGCTGCAGCTGAGAGAGTGTTTGCCGTGCTGGATATGCCGGGTGAAAGAGAAATGTCCAGCGGGACTGCCCTGATGCCTGACTCTGTTAAGCAGATTGAATTCCGGGATGTCAGTTTCAATTATGATGAACATGAAAATGTCTTAGAGGAGATCAACCTGACCGTAAAATGTGGTGAAATTGTCGCCATTGTCGGGATAAGCGGCGGCGGCAAAACCACCCTGGTCAATCTGGTGCCGAGATTTTATGATCTGGGGAAAGGCTCTATCCTGGTTAATGGTCAGGATATCCGTTCCATAACCCTCCAGTCTTTGCGGAGTAAAATTGCCATTGTCTCCCAGGAGACAATTCTTTTTAATGATACGGTCTACAAGAATATTGCCTACGGAGATATGGAGTGCACAGAGGATCAAGTAATCGCCGCCGCCGAGTCAGCCTATGCCCTTGATTTTATCAAGCAGCTTCCCGAAGGATTCGAAACCATCATCGGTGAATCTGGTTCAAGGTTGTCCGGAGGACAACGCCAACGGCTTTCCATTGCCAGGGCGCTGCTGAAAAACGCTCCCATTCTTATTCTTGATGAAGCGACTTCGGCGCTGGATACCGAAGCCGAGCGTGAAGTGCAGAAGGCCCTGGATAATCTTATGAAAAACAGGACGACCTTTGTTATTGCCCATCGTCTCTCAACAATTAAGAAGGCTGATCGTATTCTGGTTATTCAGGGCGGACGCATCGTCGAACAAGGCAGCCATGAGCAACTTCTTGAGAAAAAAGGGGTGTATGAACGTTTGCATAAGCTGCAATGA